From the genome of Solanum lycopersicum chromosome 7, SLM_r2.1:
gaatccatacttcaattcaagaaaagttaagtgtcaagtctaaaagttaagaagcaagtcaaagtaaagtttataaagttttctaaagtctttcacaaacgttTTCACTTCGTTTTAAAAGACTTAAAATTCAAGTCAAgcagagtaaagagttgagttcatttctcaaaagctataggggaactaagtatttcctaagagttaagttttcAAGTAAGCAACGAGTATCAAGCTAAGTTCACTTCTCAAGAGTTATAAGGGATGTTAATCTTGAGATTTTGAAAATGGCAAAAATTGTATCGAACAGGTAACGCAACATGTTCCAATGAAATACGAAATACTTTAAAAAGGGTGTTGGTGCGGCGTACGAGTTTCGCttatttatataagaaaattcaCTTACTTATTTAAGGAAACTTATATGTACATTTTGTTTAAAGTAGTTTACTTGGTTAAGGAAAACTGCTGGAAACAAATTTGAGTTCAATAAGGTTTTGATCAAAGTCCAAGTAGAAGTAAACAAGAATTTGTAGAAGACAAATACAAGTTGAATTGTACAAGGATTTGTTGAAGTTCTGATCTATAAATAGGGAGCTATTTGCATCAGAAAAAATTGCGCACTTACAAAGAGAGGAATtcaaaacacgatcaagagacttgagagagtttttataaatacttttgAGTGCTGCAAGTTGAGTGGAAAATTGTAATGTTGTATTCAAGAGTCTTGTTTACAATCCGAGTAGCGTGAGTAAGGAGTTGCTTGACAAgttgaaaaacttgaaaaacattaaaagatataaaactAGGGATTAGTTTTTGTCTTGGGTAgaaggaattagagtttataatttcttagataaCAAAGCTTTGTAATCGTTGTATTGTTTGAAATTTACGAATAATACAAAGTGTTGTTCAAAACAATTATTGTTAAGTTTTCAAGCGAACAGAAACAAGTAGTTTGTACGTGTTCCCTTGAAGAATTCAGGAGGGTAGAATTCCAAcaagggaactaagtagtccCTAAGAATCTAAGCAAatgttttcaaacttttgagAAGGAAGGTAAGCTAGAGTTCTACATAGCCTATGTCTAGCTTTAATAGAAGAAAAAGGAAACTACGATTTTCAAAAGAGAGCTTTTCAAAAATCTAAGCTTTAAGCAATAATTTCAAACCACAGAAtcagtatgtttttaaacataagagcagtatattttttggagtagtattgagcaccgatatgggggagagttcagataactcacagcccccataaaccatgttaGCCActatgggtagaaaagggtcatactttttagatgattccttttaACAGTTTATTAGTGGATtcattaggcagttcaggtcttatacctttggccgGGTATAAGATGCGATGGCAGCGTGCGGTAGATCGCTATATCATCATCTTAGcccttaagtgatggttgtcggttagagaatctcccatagattaatgtatttttatatacatcagttaattgtatttttatatacatttcaAAGTTATGTTGTATCCTTATTATACACACAgagttgacatcatgtttttaaacaactttaCTTTATACTGAACTTGTTTTAAgctgctttatattgaaatgagttcagttgAGTGTCGGGAGTTGAGTATCTTAAGTCGAGTATCCTGAGTTAATTTGTACTTCATTGAGTAGAGTGCCATATTTGCGTTGAATAcctaatctttgagttgagtatcttattcttaatttgagttgagttgaaaagaggtaagtatgtttccttttattcaagtatcaagcttatgttataCTTTAGAATTTCCcttacatactcgtacattttaCGTACTGAGCCATTTGGCCTGCATCTTTTGATGATGCAGAGACATGTCTTCAAGATCATCAACAGGAGCTTCATTGATATATCCCCGAGTTCGAGTTAGCCATGGTGAGGCTCCTTTTTTTCCGGGGGATTTTATTTACTTCTCAGTTTAGTCAGGATGTCGTggtcttgtcccgacttccATCTTTATCAATTAGAGGCTCCATAGATAGTCAGTTTAGTTAAGGAGTCTatattttgcatttattttattaaatgttttaaagactaaaGTTGTCTATTTTATGgctagttgaatatattattttcttcaaagttGTTCATTTGTGTTAAAACCTtgtaaagtttattttattcaGTTTTAAGCTTTTGTATACTTAAGTTAGCCTTCCGCTTGTAGTCAGTCAGGATGAGGGTTAGCTTGGGGACCAGCACTGGTTCTTGAGTGCCGGCCACGTCCAAGGTGTAGGCTCGGATTGTGATAATTTAATTCACTTCAAAGATGTTAAAaggatatttaaattttcatgtagTTTAAGTACTAAAGTAAATTATGTTGCCAAGTCTTGAGagatttatatgtattttctgTAAGTTTAAACATATAAAGTTTAAATCTTAAATACATAGCAAGACAAGTTAATGATCAACAAACTAAGCAGGGTTCAGATCGCCAGACAAAGTTGGGATATTGAAAGTCCATATGTATTAGAAATCTTTTTTCCTTCTTAAACATCTTTACATAACGTCCTTGTTGATATTTTGTTCAATACGGGCTGACTCATTTCGTTCGGACTAATCTATGCAGATTCTGAAATTTGATAGGTCAGGTTTAATTAGCCCATTCTTTTTGTGGGTCAAAAAACAACTAGTCCAATTCATAAGTATGTGGGTAGCGGAGGCTAACTCACTTTTTAaaagtatgtttttttaataattttttaactgaaattataattttaaaatattatcataaataacgACAAGATAATATTACATGGTGTTAGTGTCACATTACTTGTTAATtatctttataaatatttatcaagtttgatttcaaataaaaatataaatagctaaataaaaatattaacttaatttaataaaCATTATTTGTGTTTAATGTTTAATATTCAAAAGGGAAAAGGATCAAAAATCTACGCGAAAGGAACAAAAATACGTATCATAAGTGAAATAAATACGTGAATTAATGTGGAATAATTATTTCACTCATGGTATGTTTTTATTCAAACAATCATTgctacaaattttaaatacaatAGGACATTACCTAGAATATATCTAGATATATGTATCCCTTTATTCATATTCTTCACACCAAAGGTACAGACAACACTATACGCGCAGAGACAgataaatagatagatagatcgaTCGATAGATCATTGATATTGTTCAAGGCAACAGGTTGCATGTACGGTATGTTAAACCATACTGGTCCGTCTTCTCCTTACAAAATTGGCAAAGGGTAATTCCGATGCAATCAGAGTTTGAGCTGCAAGGTTCGTTACAAAGTCCCAAAATATTTGTGGGAAGTAGCTTCATTTTCAGCAATGTTTCTTGTGGGGGTATGTCTCGAAGAGCCATCACTTGCATTTTCGAAATTCCAGACATATCAACTGTATATATTATGATTAAGATTAATGTAAGAATTCGAAAACTGTAATGTAAACgtacatataataaaaataataatcaaaagtaTGATAGATGATCAAAATTGGTTGCCTTTCTCTTCTCTATTTCAGATTTacctcgcctctctcctccctttcTTAATATCGTTTGTCTCTCTCCTCTCCAAATATATAGCTATGAATCATTAGTAAGCAAACTATAGATACGTCTGTCTAATTAAGTTCAGACTATAGTCATTATGAAATGTTTGTCATTAAATTACAACGTAAAATAGTAATAGCCAAATTTAGAGTCTTAAAGCATAGGTTAATTTAGTAAAACATATCTCTAATTGAATCATTCTTAAAGGGTGGGCCAACTCAATAGGCATTAAGTAATATAAAACGGagggtgtatatatatatatatgtaatgtcttagggtgtgtttgaatagttcgaaaaatattttctgttgaaaaataagtttatataaaatgagaaaaatgaattcttaaatcaaagtataaaaaaaaagttatataataATGACTTTGCAAGTTCATTATCTCATAATAATTTCCGATTACCTACCAAACATTAGAAAACcagtaattaagaaaaatattttcctttatatatataccaTGATACCAAACACATGCATATGACTTccaagaaattaagaaaacaaaataagggAGAAGTGTTGTGAACCTAAAGTGGTCGTCAAAAGAACAACGAAGAAGATAGCAAACTTCATCTCTGAATTTTTGGCAGCCATAATGGTTTTGGATTAATTGCTAATTGATGAGCAGAAGAAGAAAGTTGTGTggtgattttatttttctttgagaagAATCCAATTTATAGGCCCCTTAGTATacaattatgttaattaaatattcactaataattatactaattttagaatgaaaaactattttgagttgagcaaataatttattttataggtCAGATAAGATTTTTAATGAGACAACAAATAATGAGTATTCAAGATATTTATATCATTTgttttcactaaaaaaatttcacaGAATTTTTCCTACTAAGATTTTGA
Proteins encoded in this window:
- the 2A11 gene encoding metallocarboxypeptidase inhibitor TCMP-2 precursor, whose amino-acid sequence is MAAKNSEMKFAIFFVVLLTTTLVDMSGISKMQVMALRDIPPQETLLKMKLLPTNILGLCNEPCSSNSDCIGITLCQFCKEKTDQYGLTYRTCNLLP